CACCGACCAGGGGGTCCAGGCCTGGCTCGCGCGCTGGCAAGAGCGTGCGGTCGAGGTGGATGGCTTCGTTCTGATCGCACTCGGTTCGGCCGCGCTCGCCTTGTTGCTCGGCTGAAACGGTTCCACGCGCCGTCGCGGTGCGATCCAGCGCGGCGCAAGCACGAGAACCAGAAATCAACAGGAGACAAAATGAACAAGAAGCTTTCGACCGGCGCCCGACGCGGGCGCCTGGACATCTTGCTCGGCGGCGTGGCCTCCACGGCGCTGATCCTGGGGGCGGCTTCGGTTTCGGCGCAGGTGCCGGAACAGCTCGGCGCGGAGGCCACGGCGCAACTGCAGGAAGAGTCCGTGATCCTGTCCGCGCCGCCCAGCGATTCGAAGCGCGTGTATGTGCTGGATCCGGGCCATTTCAACGCGACCTCGACCGTCTACACGATCGATGGCAAGTCGTCTTCCCTGCTCGGCATGACCGATGCGGGCAAGCTGCCGCATGTGATGCTGGCCAGCGACGGCGGCTTCTTCGCGGTGGCGAACACGGTGTATTCGCGCATTTCGCGCGGCACGCGCAATGACTACGTCGAGCTGATCGACAGCCGCACGCACGACGTGCTGGCCGATATCGACATTCCGGAAGGCCGCTTCCTGACCGGTGTGCTCGAACGTCTTGCGGCGATGTCGACCGACGACAAGCACCTCCTGTTCCAGCAGTTCTCGCCGTCGCCGGCGGTGGGACTGGTCGATCTGGAGAAGAAGTCCTTCGTCAAGATGATGGAAGTGCCGGACTGCTACCACCTGTTCCCGGTGCCCAAGCAGCAGTTCTTCATGCACTGCCGCGACGGTTCGCTGCTGCAGGTCGGCTACGACGGTACGGGAAACACCACGCAGAAATCGACCAAGGTGTTCCATGCCGAGAACGAGTACCTGCTGAACAACCCCTTCTATTCCAACGCGAGCGGACGTCTGGCGTGGCCGACCTACGAAGGCCGCATCTTCCAGGCGAAGCTGTCGGCGTCGGGCGCCGAGTTCCTGCCGCCCATCGAGGTATTCACCGAACAGGAGAAGGCAGCCAAGTGGCGTCCGGGGGGCTGGCAGACCATCACCTATCACACGGGCAGCAACGAGCTCTATCTGCTCGCCGACCAGCGTGAGAAGTGGACGCACAAGCTGCCGAGCCGTTTCGTGTTCGTGGTGGATGGCGCGACCGGCAAGCGACTGCGCCGGATCGACCTGAATCACGAGATCGACTCGATCGCGGTGAGCCAGGATGCCGAGCCGCTGCTGTATGCGGTGTCGGCGACCGACAAGGCGCTCTACACCTACGACGCCCGCAGCGGCAAGGCGGTCGGCACGGTAGATGAGCTCGGCAGGGCGCCGATCCTGATCGTCACGCCGGACAGGTGACGCGCGATGAACTGGCTATCCAACCCTGCCGTGCTGGTGTTCGCCAAGATGTTCCTGGCGCTCGTTCTGGTTGCCGCCGCCGTTCCCAAGCTGCGGCATCCCGACGAGTTCCTGGGCGTGGTCGCCAACTACCGCATCCTGCCCTCGGCCCTGGTGGCACCGTTCGCGGCCTTGCTGCCCTGGATCGAGCTGGCATGTGCGGCAGCGCTGTTCATCCCGGCGACGAGCGTGCTCGCCGCCGGCGTGGCAGCCGGACTGTGTGCGTCCTTCGCCCTGGCGCTGGCCATCAACATCGCCCGCGGTCGTACCCATATCGACTGCGGCTGCCTGCGCCGGCCGGCCAGCAAGAGCCGGATCGGCAGCTTCCACGTCGCACGCGCCCTCGGTCTCGTCGGCATCGCGCTGTTCATCGCGGGCACCGGCAAGGCCACCGGCGAAGCGTCGTTCGGCAGTCTGACGCTGGGTGTGGTGGCGGCCCTGATGCTCGTGCTGATCTATCTGGTGGCCGATCTCATGACCGGTCTGCCGGATGCACGTGCACGCAAGCACTGACAACAAACTCTTCAAGGAATCCATCCAATGGCAAGCGAAATCCTCTTTGCATCCAACGTCCTGCTGTGGGCCGGCTTCATCGCCCTGTCGGCGCTCCTGTTCGGCGTGGTGCGCCAGATTGGCCTGCTCCACGAACGCTCGGCCCCGCTGGGCGCGATGATGATCGACCACGGCCCGGACATCGGCGAACGCTCGCCGACGTTCAAGGTGACCGAGTTCGACGGTACGCCGATCACGGTCGGTCGTCCGCTCAACCCGGGTCGCCCCAGCCTGCTGATGTTCACCGGCCCGACCTGCCCGATCTGCGCGAAGCTGCTGCCGATCATCCGCTCGGTGGCGGCGGCCGAAGGGGCCGATGTGGTGCTGATCAGCGACGGTACGCCGGCCGAGCACAAGGAGTTCCTGCGTCTTCACCCGCTGCAGGGCGAGCGCTACGTGGTGTCGGCCGAAATCGGCATGCGCTTCCAGGTCGCGAAGATTCCCTACGGCGTGCTGCTGGATGGCGAGGGGGTGATCCAGGGCAAGGGGCTGTGCAACACCCGCGAGCATGTCGAGAGCCTGTTCGAGACGGTGCGCATGGGCCATGCCTCGCTGCAGGGGTATCTCCAGCGCGAAACCGCGTCCGAAGCCGCGGGCAAGTACGAACTTCACTGATGGAAGCCCGTCGCTGCCTGTCGGGCGGCAGGGGGCGCCTCATCGAAGCAGCAAGGCAAGACCAAGCACGACCACGCTGAAGGAGACCGAAGTGAAGAAGAACACAGGATTTGACTCGACCATCGAGAGGCTGGCGCGATCGACCGCCAGCAAGACCAGTCGCCGCGGCTTTCTGGGCAAGCTCGGCGCCCGCCTGGCCGGCGTGGCGTTGCTGCCGCTGCTGCCGGTCGACCGCCGCGGCCGCCTCAACGAAGCGCATGCGGCCACGGTTGGCGGGCTGACGCGGCAGGGCTTCAAGCCGCAGGACAAGGACCCGAAGTCCTGCGATTACTGGCGCCATTGCTCCATCGACGGCAACCTCTGCGACTGCTGCGGCGGCTCGCTGACCTCCTGCCCGCCGGGCACCGAGCTGTCGCCCAGTTCGTGGGTGGCCAGCTGCTACAACCCGGGCGACGGGCAGAACTACCTGATCGCCTACCGCGACTGCTGCGGCAAGCAGACCTGCGGGCGCTGCAACTGCGTCAATACCGAGGGCGAACTGCCGATCTATCGACCGGAGTTCAACAACGACATCGTGTGGTGCTTCGGTGCCGATAACGACGCGATGACCTATCACTGCACGATCTCGCCCATCGTCGGCAAGGCGAGCTGAGTGCAGTGGAAACCGCAAGCCGTGTCCTGTCGTCCGCAGCGCCGCGTGCGCTGCGGGCGTTCGCGCTCGGCCTGTCGGTGTCGCTTGTCTGCGTGCCCGCTGCCGCCATGGACGGTGGCGGGCGCAGCGACTACCGCCGGCCGGATTCGCCGCCCGCCCCGGGGGGACAGCCGCCCAGTGCGGCGCAGATCGAGCTCGGCCGCACGCTGTTCTTCGATCCGCGGCTGTCGCGCGACGCGACGATGTCGTGCGCGACCTGCCATGCGCCCGAACTGCGCTGGAGCGACGGCCGGGTGCGGCCGATCGGGTCGGAACAGGTGGTCCATGCCCGGCGCACGCCTACGGTGGTCAACAGTGCATGGCTGAGCGCGCTGATGTGGGACGGGCGCGCCGCGTCGCTCGAGGCCCAGGCGGCATTGCCGATCACCTCGCCGCACGAGATGGGACAGGCGATGCCGGCACTGGTCGAGCGCCTGTCGGGCATCGCCGGCTATCGCCGCTTGTTCGGCCAGGCCTACGGCGACGAGGTGGTGTCGGAACGTCGTGTGGCCGAAGCCCTGGCCAGCTTTCAGCGCACGCTGGTGTCGCCGGTCGCGCCCTTCGATCGATGGGTGGCCGGTGAGGACGATGCGATCGACGCGCAGGCGCGTGCTGGTTTCCGTGTCTTCACCGGCAAGGCACGGTGCGTTGCCTGTCACAAGGGCTGGCGTTTCACCGACGACAGCTTCCACGACATCGGGCTGGATTCGACCGACCCCGGGCGCGGCGCGCACGTGCCGGCGGAGGTGGTGATCATGCAGCACGCCTTCAAGACGCCGTCGCTGCGTGATCTGGCGGTGGAGGGACCCTACATGCACGACGGTTCCATGCACAGCCTGGAAGAGGTCATCCGGCACTACGAAAAGGGCGGGCGGCAGCGGCCCAGTCTGTCGCCGGAAATGAAGAGCTTCGAGCTGGACCCCCATGAGCGTGCGGCACTGATCGCGTTCCTGCGCACGCTGGATGGCGGGTTTGTCCGTGTCGACCCGCCGGTGCTGCCGGAGTGAGGTGAGCACATGATCGACCGCATGAGGAAATCCGCAGCCGCCTGGGCTGCCGCATTGGGGCTTCTCGGGGCGCTGGCGGCATGTGCGACGACTCCGCCACCGCTGGCGGCGCGGATGACGCTGTCGCACCACGAGTTCGAGCCCTGGTCCTTCGTGCCGCGCGCGGGGGAGCCGATCGAGATCGACAACCGTTCCGACATCGCGCACAGCATCTACATCACCTACCCCGACGGCACCGTGGTGAGCCTGGGCACCCAGCTGCCGGGCACGGTGCTGCGCTGGACGCCACCGCAGGATGGCGAGTTCGTGCTGCGCTGCTGGATACATCCGGTGATCCGTGCCGCACTGACGGTGGGCGCCGGTCCGGTCTCGGGCGGCGGCTCGGACGGGCGGCGGCAGCATCATGGTGCCACCCCCCACTGACCCCGTTCCGGCACCGGGCGTCAGCCCGCGGCGGCAGGCGTTCCGGCGCGTGGCGCGTGCGCTGGGCGGCGTGATGATCGCCACCCTCGCGGCCCGCGGCCTGCTGGGTGCGCGCCCGGCACGCGCCGCGCACATGCTGCGGCCGCCCGGCGCCCTGCCCGACGCCGATTTCGACGCCCGTTGCATACGCTGCGGCCTGTGCGTGCAGGGCTGCCCGTTCGATATCCTGAAGCTGGCGGACTGGGACGATCCCGCCCCGATCGGAACGCCCTTTTTTGTCGCCCGCCAGGATCCGTGCCGGATGTGCGCCGACCTGCCTTGCGTGCGTGCCTGTCCGTCCGGGGCGCTGGACCCGCTGCTGGTCGATGTGCGCGAGGCCGACATGGGCGTGGCGGTACTGGTCGGTCACGAGAGCTGCCTCAATTACAAGGGATTGAGCTGTGGGGTATGCGTGCGTGTGTGCCCGGTGCGCGGCGAAGCGATCGCGTTGCGCGAGATCGTGCGCAATGGCGCGGTGATCCGCGTGCCCACGGTGAATACCGACCAGTGCACCGGCTGCGGCAGCTGCGAGAAGCATTGCGTGCTGTCGCATGCGGCGATCCGGGTGTTGCCCCGGGCGCTGGGCATCGGCCGCTCGGGCGCCAATGCGGCCGGGCGTGGCGGGGTCCGCTGATGAAAGCGATGCGGCGCCGCTTCCCATACTGGCTGCTGGCAAGGCGCAGCGTGCAACTCGCCGTGCTCGCCGCCTTCATGTACGAACTGCCCGGTCTGGGCCGGGTGGTGACCGGCAATCTGGCGTCGAGCACCTGGTTCGGACAGCTCCAGCTCACCGACCCTTTCGTCGCCCTGCAGGCGCTGCTGGCGGGCCAGGCCCTGGGGGCGGCCGCGCTCATCGGCGCGCTGGTGGTCGCAGTGGCGTACGCGGCGTTGGGCGGCCGCATCTACTGCGCCTGGATCTGCCCGATCAACCTGCTGACCGACCTGGCCCATTGGCTGCGCACCCGCCTCGGCGTCCGGCGCCATGTCCCGGTATCGCGACATGTCCGCTATGGCGTCCTGGCCGCCGCAGTGTGCGCCTCGGCGGCTGGATCGACCCTGGCCTGGGAGATCGTGAATCCCATCACCCTGCTGCAGCGCGAACTGATGTTCGGTGTCAGCAGCGGCAGCTGGCTGCTGGTGGTGCTCTTCCTGTTCGACCTGCTGTACAGCCGGCGTGGCTGGTGCGGGCATCTCTGCCCCGTCGGGGCGTTCTATGCCCTGCTCGGACGGTTCGGACGGCTGCAGGTCGGTGCATCCGGGATGGGCGAACGGAGCGCGTCGGTGAGGGCCTGCCCCGAGCCGCAGGTGCTGGCACCGATCGTATCGGGGCAGGCAGAGGCGGTGAGGTCGGGCGAGTGCATGCGCTGCGGCGCATGCATGGATGCCAACCCGTCGGCAGGCCTCGGGATGCGTGTCCGGATCGTGGCCCGGCCGCGCATCCCGCCTGCCTGAAGGTTCAGCCTTCCAGCTTCAGGCTGCCGCGCATCATCGACCAGTGGCCGGGGAAGGAGCAGAAGTAAGTGTATTTCTCGTCCTTGCCGAGCGCGCTCACCTGAAAGCTGACCGAAGCGCTCTCGCCGCCGCCGAGCAAGGGCGTGGCGGCGATCACGCGCGCGTCACCCTTCGCGATGAAGTTGTTCTCCGCGCCAGCCGCCACCCCGGCCTTGGCGATGCTCTCGACGTCGGCACTGCGGGCCAGCACCCAGTTGTGGCCCATGCCGGTCTTGGGCATGCGGCCGCGGTGCTGGAAATGAACGGTGAAGGTCTCGCAGCTCGACGGCACGGTGATGCTGCGTACGTCGAAGGTCATGGTGTCAGCGCTGCCGACGGTGGTCTCGCAGGTTTGTGCCTGCGCCACGACCGGCGCGAGCAGCAGGGGAAGCAGCAGTTTCAGGCGCATGACGTCTCCAGTCCAGGATGTGGGGGATTCCGTGAGGAATTCTGAAGACGCGCATTCGCGAGCCGTAGCAAGAATCGGCAGTACTTGTGTCGCGATGTCGAAAGCGTGGCGTGACCGGCCTGCCGTGGCGCCCTGTTGCCGGTTTATTGCATGCCCGGGGCGCGTTCGTGTGCAGAATGAAGTCTCGATACCGGGTCGTGGTCTCCTCCGCACACCGGTCATCGTCGGGGTCCTGCAGCGAGAGGCAGGATGCCGCCGTTCCCGTCATCGGCGATCCGCCTGAGTGGATCGCCGATCTTTTTAGCGCCTCATCGGGGCGCCTGTCCGGGTAGCAGACCCGTCTCAGTCTTCCAGGCGGTACTTGTCGTGACAGGCCTTGCAGTTCTTGCCGACTTCGCCGAAGGCGGTCTTCACGGCGGCGGCGTCACCGCTGGCGGCGACCTTGGCCAGTTCGTTTGCGGCGGCGTTGAAGTCACGCGCGATCTTGCCGACGTTGTCACCGTCGGTGAAGAACTCGGGCTTCACACGGGTCTTGACGTTGCCGATCGCCTTGTCGGTGCCGGGGCCATACAGGGCGCCCATGCCGGAGTTGGCGATGCCGGCGATGGCATTGGCGGCGGCGATGACCTGATCCTTGTTGTAGCTGCCTTCCAGGTTGGTCTTGATCTTGCCCATGTTCCAGCTCATGAACGAGTAGCCAGCCTGGCGATAGCGGATCTGGTCTTCGGGCTTGACCTGTGCGGAGGCCAGGGTCGTCAGGGACAGTGCGAGCACGCCGAGGGTGGCGCGGGCGATGGACTTCTTCATGTGTTGCCTCGTGGTTACGATGGATCGAAGGTCCGGGTTCAGGTTTCCGGACCGGTCTGTGACAGCGCCGACAGTGTAGCGGTTCGCTCTCCGTTCAGTCATTGGTCATCGGATGGCCTGCCGTCGCCCGATCTGGGCGGGGTATCCGTCGCTATTCCGGCGACGGCGAAGGGCTGCGTTGGCCTACACTGGCGTCATCTTGGCGAAATTCAAGTTCATATTGGGAATCAGGAGACCGATGATGCGCCGCATGGCTGATACGCCAATCTGGGTCCGGCTCACCGCAGCCATCTGGCTCATGCTGGTGCTTGCCTGGGGGGGAATGATCGCCTGGGAAACCAAGGCGAGTCGTGACATGGCGATTGCACAGGCCAAGGACTTCGCCGGTACGGTCAACGAGATGACCATGGCCGGCCTGACCGGCATGATGATCACCGGCACGGTCGGCCAGCGCGATGTCTTCCTCGACCAGATCAAGGAACTGTCGGTCGTGCACGACCTCAAGGTGATCCGCGGCGAAGCGGTGAGCACGATCTTCGGGCCCGGCAATGCGGGCGAGGTGGTCATGGATGAGGCCGAACGCCAGGCCATGGCTGACGGTAAATCGATGATGGTGCTCGAGCACAGCGCCGAGCACGGCGACTACCTGCGCGTCGTGATGCCCTCGCTGGCGTCGAAGAACTGGCTCGGCAAGGACTGCATCGCCTGCCACCAGGTCGCCGAGGGGACCCCGCTGGGGCTCGTCAGCATGCGCATCTCGCTCGACAAGGCCGAGGCCGCGGTGGCCGAGTTCCGCAACAAGAGCCTGCTGTTCGCCTTCCTCGTGTCCCTGCCCCTGCTCGGCTTCGTGTTCCTGTTCATCCGCCGTTTCGTGAGCCGGCCGCTCTCCTCCCTCGCGGGCAGCCTGTCCGAGATCGCCAAGGGTGAAGGTGACCTCACCCGCCGGCTCGAGCGCCGCGGCGAGGATGAGATCGGCCGTACGGCGGGTTCCTTCAACAACATGATGGGTACGATCGCCACGCTGGTGCGCCAGGTCGGCGATGCGGC
This genomic window from Thauera humireducens contains:
- the mauB gene encoding methylamine dehydrogenase (amicyanin) large subunit is translated as MNKKLSTGARRGRLDILLGGVASTALILGAASVSAQVPEQLGAEATAQLQEESVILSAPPSDSKRVYVLDPGHFNATSTVYTIDGKSSSLLGMTDAGKLPHVMLASDGGFFAVANTVYSRISRGTRNDYVELIDSRTHDVLADIDIPEGRFLTGVLERLAAMSTDDKHLLFQQFSPSPAVGLVDLEKKSFVKMMEVPDCYHLFPVPKQQFFMHCRDGSLLQVGYDGTGNTTQKSTKVFHAENEYLLNNPFYSNASGRLAWPTYEGRIFQAKLSASGAEFLPPIEVFTEQEKAAKWRPGGWQTITYHTGSNELYLLADQREKWTHKLPSRFVFVVDGATGKRLRRIDLNHEIDSIAVSQDAEPLLYAVSATDKALYTYDARSGKAVGTVDELGRAPILIVTPDR
- a CDS encoding MauE/DoxX family redox-associated membrane protein → MNWLSNPAVLVFAKMFLALVLVAAAVPKLRHPDEFLGVVANYRILPSALVAPFAALLPWIELACAAALFIPATSVLAAGVAAGLCASFALALAINIARGRTHIDCGCLRRPASKSRIGSFHVARALGLVGIALFIAGTGKATGEASFGSLTLGVVAALMLVLIYLVADLMTGLPDARARKH
- the mauD gene encoding methylamine dehydrogenase accessory protein MauD, with product MASEILFASNVLLWAGFIALSALLFGVVRQIGLLHERSAPLGAMMIDHGPDIGERSPTFKVTEFDGTPITVGRPLNPGRPSLLMFTGPTCPICAKLLPIIRSVAAAEGADVVLISDGTPAEHKEFLRLHPLQGERYVVSAEIGMRFQVAKIPYGVLLDGEGVIQGKGLCNTREHVESLFETVRMGHASLQGYLQRETASEAAGKYELH
- the mauA gene encoding methylamine dehydrogenase (amicyanin) small subunit, which codes for MKKNTGFDSTIERLARSTASKTSRRGFLGKLGARLAGVALLPLLPVDRRGRLNEAHAATVGGLTRQGFKPQDKDPKSCDYWRHCSIDGNLCDCCGGSLTSCPPGTELSPSSWVASCYNPGDGQNYLIAYRDCCGKQTCGRCNCVNTEGELPIYRPEFNNDIVWCFGADNDAMTYHCTISPIVGKAS
- the mauG gene encoding tryptophan tryptophylquinone biosynthesis enzyme MauG yields the protein METASRVLSSAAPRALRAFALGLSVSLVCVPAAAMDGGGRSDYRRPDSPPAPGGQPPSAAQIELGRTLFFDPRLSRDATMSCATCHAPELRWSDGRVRPIGSEQVVHARRTPTVVNSAWLSALMWDGRAASLEAQAALPITSPHEMGQAMPALVERLSGIAGYRRLFGQAYGDEVVSERRVAEALASFQRTLVSPVAPFDRWVAGEDDAIDAQARAGFRVFTGKARCVACHKGWRFTDDSFHDIGLDSTDPGRGAHVPAEVVIMQHAFKTPSLRDLAVEGPYMHDGSMHSLEEVIRHYEKGGRQRPSLSPEMKSFELDPHERAALIAFLRTLDGGFVRVDPPVLPE
- a CDS encoding methylamine utilization protein MauL — encoded protein: MIDRMRKSAAAWAAALGLLGALAACATTPPPLAARMTLSHHEFEPWSFVPRAGEPIEIDNRSDIAHSIYITYPDGTVVSLGTQLPGTVLRWTPPQDGEFVLRCWIHPVIRAALTVGAGPVSGGGSDGRRQHHGATPH
- a CDS encoding MauM/NapG family ferredoxin-type protein — its product is MVPPPTDPVPAPGVSPRRQAFRRVARALGGVMIATLAARGLLGARPARAAHMLRPPGALPDADFDARCIRCGLCVQGCPFDILKLADWDDPAPIGTPFFVARQDPCRMCADLPCVRACPSGALDPLLVDVREADMGVAVLVGHESCLNYKGLSCGVCVRVCPVRGEAIALREIVRNGAVIRVPTVNTDQCTGCGSCEKHCVLSHAAIRVLPRALGIGRSGANAAGRGGVR
- the napH gene encoding quinol dehydrogenase ferredoxin subunit NapH, which codes for MKAMRRRFPYWLLARRSVQLAVLAAFMYELPGLGRVVTGNLASSTWFGQLQLTDPFVALQALLAGQALGAAALIGALVVAVAYAALGGRIYCAWICPINLLTDLAHWLRTRLGVRRHVPVSRHVRYGVLAAAVCASAAGSTLAWEIVNPITLLQRELMFGVSSGSWLLVVLFLFDLLYSRRGWCGHLCPVGAFYALLGRFGRLQVGASGMGERSASVRACPEPQVLAPIVSGQAEAVRSGECMRCGACMDANPSAGLGMRVRIVARPRIPPA
- the azu gene encoding azurin, with the protein product MRLKLLLPLLLAPVVAQAQTCETTVGSADTMTFDVRSITVPSSCETFTVHFQHRGRMPKTGMGHNWVLARSADVESIAKAGVAAGAENNFIAKGDARVIAATPLLGGGESASVSFQVSALGKDEKYTYFCSFPGHWSMMRGSLKLEG
- a CDS encoding c-type cytochrome, which produces MKKSIARATLGVLALSLTTLASAQVKPEDQIRYRQAGYSFMSWNMGKIKTNLEGSYNKDQVIAAANAIAGIANSGMGALYGPGTDKAIGNVKTRVKPEFFTDGDNVGKIARDFNAAANELAKVAASGDAAAVKTAFGEVGKNCKACHDKYRLED